One stretch of Streptomyces sp. NBC_01142 DNA includes these proteins:
- a CDS encoding polymorphic toxin type 17 domain-containing protein, whose protein sequence is MVAIERDALGRTLTETVNGRTISYEYDVLGRVSGRTTPSGLSSHWAYDPTGRPAGVDTEAGSLTFAYDAAGRETERRLGDGITFSQSWDAVDRLATQSLTARTADADRLLQHRAYTYREDGYLTEIRELASGTRRFDLDRIGRVTGVRAHGWTETYAYDAAGNLAHATAPAHESSGDREFTGTLIRRAGRTSYEHDAQGRLIRKTRKLLNGKHRTWTYVWNAEDRLTEATTPDGDHWRYAYDPLGRRISKHRLADDGSTADRTDFAWDDTRLTERKTSDGKVTTWDYAPGTHRPLTQTDHRPLLREPGTSLLAKLSEDPTADYSTRFHAVITDIVGTPTELVGADGELSWQRRTTLWGADFPTSLDATVVDCPLRFPGQYADPETGFSYNYFRYYQPETARYASADPLGLDPAPNHYAYVETPLSLIDPLGLNRCDEPVPSKQPRTGVKGLIKEAQLPTSGRIRFVPHQDVNVNSGLPRGPRKGYMDRFGNEWIKGPSRTAGQPFEWDVQLSKKGRAQLGWLSRDGSHLNVSLDGEITHK, encoded by the coding sequence GTGGTCGCCATCGAGCGGGACGCGCTCGGCCGAACGCTCACCGAAACCGTCAACGGCCGGACCATCAGCTACGAGTACGACGTCCTCGGCCGCGTCAGCGGGCGAACCACCCCGTCCGGTCTGAGTTCGCACTGGGCCTACGACCCGACTGGCCGCCCCGCCGGAGTCGACACCGAGGCCGGCTCGCTGACCTTCGCCTACGACGCCGCCGGCCGCGAGACCGAGCGCCGCCTCGGCGACGGCATCACCTTCAGCCAGTCTTGGGACGCAGTGGACCGCCTGGCCACTCAGTCCCTGACAGCGCGCACCGCGGATGCCGATCGTCTCCTCCAGCACCGCGCCTATACCTACCGCGAGGACGGCTATCTCACCGAGATCCGTGAACTGGCCTCGGGCACACGCCGGTTCGACCTCGACCGCATCGGCCGCGTCACGGGCGTACGGGCCCACGGCTGGACCGAGACGTACGCCTACGACGCGGCAGGCAACCTCGCCCACGCCACCGCCCCCGCCCACGAGTCCTCCGGCGACCGCGAATTCACCGGCACCCTCATCCGCCGCGCCGGCCGCACCTCGTACGAGCACGATGCGCAAGGCCGTCTGATCCGTAAGACCCGCAAGCTCCTCAACGGGAAGCACCGCACCTGGACGTACGTCTGGAACGCCGAGGACCGCCTGACCGAGGCGACGACGCCGGACGGCGATCACTGGCGGTACGCATACGACCCGCTGGGCCGCCGAATATCCAAGCATCGCCTGGCAGACGACGGCTCCACCGCCGACCGCACGGACTTCGCCTGGGACGACACCCGCCTCACCGAACGGAAGACATCCGACGGCAAGGTCACCACCTGGGATTACGCCCCGGGCACCCATCGCCCGCTCACCCAGACCGATCACAGACCGCTGCTCCGGGAACCAGGCACATCACTGCTCGCCAAACTGTCCGAAGACCCGACAGCCGACTACAGCACGCGCTTCCATGCCGTCATCACGGACATCGTGGGAACGCCCACGGAGCTGGTCGGCGCCGACGGTGAGCTGTCGTGGCAACGCCGCACGACCCTGTGGGGCGCCGACTTCCCCACGTCGCTGGACGCCACCGTCGTCGACTGTCCCCTCCGCTTTCCGGGGCAGTACGCAGACCCCGAAACTGGGTTCAGCTACAACTACTTCCGCTACTATCAGCCGGAAACCGCACGCTATGCGAGCGCCGATCCCTTGGGGCTCGACCCGGCGCCGAATCACTACGCGTATGTCGAGACGCCGCTGTCGCTCATCGACCCGCTGGGTCTGAACCGATGCGACGAGCCGGTACCGAGCAAGCAGCCCCGAACCGGCGTGAAGGGCCTCATCAAGGAAGCTCAGCTGCCGACTTCCGGACGAATCCGTTTTGTTCCGCATCAGGACGTGAACGTCAATTCCGGCTTGCCGCGCGGCCCGCGTAAGGGATATATGGACCGTTTCGGTAATGAATGGATCAAGGGGCCTTCGCGGACCGCTGGACAGCCCTTCGAGTGGGATGTGCAGCTCAGCAAGAAGGGGCGGGCCCAACTGGGCTGGCTCAGCCGGGACGGCAGTCATCTGAATGTCTCCCTAGACGGGGAGATCACGCACAAGTGA
- a CDS encoding tyrosine-type recombinase/integrase, translating into MSVIPLPRTASTVPLAVAVDRFLDRFRDDPGTRTTYAETLALLTALAGDQFTTGNLTPEIYEAVMARWDARAANTWNKHLSALNSFAAYARRQDWLAADPGRRLERRKVTRDRDRAVPRARLERLFTDDRFGLRERVLWRMAYETCARADELLQLDVPDLDMEFRRGRVGEKGGDNAYVHWETPTARLLPRLLQGRATGPVFLADRRAPASGRRAPAQADTDPGTGRGRLSYPRAEYLFKTASKLHDPHGKGCTLHQLRHSGLKHLAEKGRSAPELQAKSRHKHLGTLGHYVKLGEETSARVTAENDEHNRRRRR; encoded by the coding sequence GTGTCCGTTATCCCTCTCCCGCGCACCGCGAGCACGGTCCCGCTCGCGGTCGCCGTGGACCGGTTCCTCGACCGCTTCCGCGACGACCCCGGCACCCGCACCACCTACGCCGAGACCCTGGCCCTGCTGACCGCGCTCGCCGGCGACCAGTTCACCACCGGCAACCTCACCCCGGAGATCTACGAGGCGGTCATGGCCCGCTGGGATGCGCGGGCCGCGAACACCTGGAACAAGCACCTGTCGGCGCTCAACTCGTTCGCCGCCTACGCGCGGCGGCAGGACTGGCTGGCAGCCGACCCCGGCCGGCGGCTGGAGCGCCGCAAGGTGACCCGCGACCGCGACAGGGCCGTGCCCCGGGCCCGGCTGGAACGGCTGTTCACCGATGACCGCTTCGGCTTGCGCGAACGGGTCTTGTGGCGCATGGCCTACGAGACGTGCGCCCGAGCGGACGAGCTGCTTCAGCTCGACGTGCCCGACCTCGACATGGAATTCCGCCGCGGCCGGGTCGGGGAGAAGGGCGGCGACAACGCGTACGTGCACTGGGAGACCCCCACTGCCCGGCTGCTGCCGCGACTGCTCCAAGGGCGGGCCACCGGGCCGGTGTTCCTCGCCGACCGGCGCGCGCCTGCCTCCGGCCGCCGGGCGCCCGCCCAGGCGGACACCGACCCGGGCACCGGCCGGGGCCGGCTGTCCTACCCGCGGGCGGAGTACCTGTTCAAGACCGCGTCCAAGCTGCACGACCCGCACGGGAAGGGCTGCACGCTCCACCAACTGCGGCACTCCGGACTCAAACACCTCGCCGAAAAGGGCCGCTCCGCCCCCGAGCTGCAGGCCAAGTCCCGTCACAAGCACCTCGGGACGCTGGGCCACTACGTAAAGCTCGGTGAGGAGACCTCCGCCCGCGTCACCGCGGAGAATGACGAGCACAACCGCCGTCGGCGCCGGTGA
- the dacB gene encoding D-alanyl-D-alanine carboxypeptidase/D-alanyl-D-alanine-endopeptidase: protein MPPPTFTPGARHRHRKPKQFGAGARRALVLAMAIPVTSAVLAAPSAFAADENTTATTPDATPDTNESLNSADQAIAANLNTRVVDERLGGNVSGVVLDAKSDGTVWDHNGATALMPASNTKLATATAALTVLGPNHRFKTKVVYGDGTLTLVGGGDRTLTSADLAEMTKDAVAGLKAAGRTSVKVAVDDCLFPKPILAPGWNDGYYLGSVAPVRALVVDGHAVTDTSIDAGQVFAKQLATHGITVDGDVTRRTADITDVPVARHKSAKLSDIVHRMIKVSDNNAAETLLRMTALRAGQPATFEGGTAVVRDVLSRRYGVSLENFEMYDGSGLSRANRIPARTLAEILDLLTEKRYEHRLRSIRDGLPVAGEAGSTLGPEWDRFDDANSSCAIGKVHAKTGTLTGAIALSGLTQGKDGRWKVFSFVENGSTANGDAIKDAMDGLAATVNGCWT, encoded by the coding sequence ATGCCCCCGCCCACCTTCACCCCGGGCGCCCGCCACCGGCACCGCAAGCCGAAGCAGTTCGGCGCGGGCGCCCGCCGTGCCCTGGTCCTTGCCATGGCCATACCCGTCACGTCGGCGGTCCTTGCCGCCCCCTCGGCCTTCGCCGCCGACGAGAACACCACAGCGACGACTCCCGACGCAACCCCGGACACGAACGAGAGCCTCAACTCCGCCGACCAGGCGATCGCCGCGAACCTCAACACCCGCGTCGTCGACGAGCGACTGGGCGGCAACGTCAGCGGTGTGGTGCTGGACGCGAAGTCGGACGGCACCGTTTGGGACCACAACGGCGCCACCGCGCTGATGCCTGCGTCCAACACCAAGCTCGCCACCGCGACCGCCGCCCTGACCGTGCTCGGCCCGAACCACCGGTTCAAGACGAAGGTCGTCTACGGCGATGGCACCCTCACCCTCGTCGGCGGCGGCGACAGGACCCTGACCAGCGCCGACCTCGCCGAAATGACGAAGGACGCGGTAGCCGGGCTGAAGGCCGCAGGCCGGACCAGTGTGAAGGTCGCCGTGGACGACTGCCTCTTCCCCAAACCGATCCTGGCCCCCGGCTGGAACGACGGCTACTACCTCGGCTCCGTCGCCCCGGTCCGCGCCCTCGTCGTCGACGGACACGCCGTCACCGACACCTCCATCGACGCCGGGCAGGTCTTCGCCAAGCAACTCGCCACCCATGGCATCACCGTGGACGGCGACGTCACCCGCCGGACGGCGGACATCACCGACGTACCGGTGGCCCGACACAAGTCCGCCAAGCTGTCGGACATCGTCCACCGCATGATCAAGGTTAGCGACAACAACGCCGCCGAGACCCTGCTGCGGATGACCGCGCTGCGCGCCGGGCAGCCCGCCACCTTCGAGGGCGGCACGGCGGTCGTACGCGACGTGCTGAGCCGGCGGTACGGAGTGTCGCTGGAGAACTTCGAGATGTACGACGGGAGCGGCCTCTCCCGTGCCAACCGCATCCCGGCCCGGACACTGGCGGAGATCCTCGACCTGCTGACGGAGAAGCGCTACGAACACCGTCTCCGCTCGATCCGCGACGGCCTCCCGGTCGCCGGTGAAGCAGGCAGCACTCTCGGCCCGGAGTGGGACCGCTTCGACGACGCGAACTCGAGCTGCGCGATCGGCAAGGTCCACGCCAAGACCGGCACCCTCACCGGCGCCATCGCACTGAGCGGCCTGACCCAGGGCAAGGACGGCCGGTGGAAGGTCTTTTCCTTCGTGGAGAACGGCTCCACGGCCAACGGCGACGCCATCAAGGACGCGATGGACGGCCTCGCCGCAACCGTGAACGGCTGCTGGACATAA
- a CDS encoding Tn3 family transposase: MQQDWEPEELIEVWTLLEDGTAKLRNKSGANRLGFAMLLKFFEIEARFPETAKEVPAGAVSYVSQQVKVSAEQWAAYDWQGRTATRHRTEIREAFGFRESTGEDQEKLAEWLTAELCGVEISRERLAEAVVARCRNDHIEPPAPGKVRRLVGKAVNDFDAQFCRRTVDRLSHTTRSRLEDLVAGGAGEESPGDQAVAGGGRSFFTELKADPGAPGLESLFAEVDKLQRVRKLELPADLFADVSEKQVDAWRARASKEYPANLERMKPPMRLTLLAALCHVRHTEITDSLVELFIQLVLKINTRAEKKVDKELTGELKKVRGKEAMMLRVAEAALSEPSGTVRKVIYPVVGGEKTLKALAAEAAANEAKYKARIRTVLRSAYSAHWRRMLAPLLKALTLKCNNTAYRPVMDAIDLLQRYLDQPIAKEGAFFDAAESVPLEGVVPDQWRAAVVDDKGRVERIPYELCVLVSLREALRRREIWVVGANRWRNPEDDLPADFEDNRDVHYDAIQKPQDPAKFIAALQKKHREALDRFEAALAQDTTGGVAIVKRNGEGWIRVSPRPKQEEPENLVAVKGEIERRWGTIDLLDILKYAEFDTDFIAEFTSVATRENLSRDVLRRRLLLVLFGLGTNMGIKRVAVTGKHGESEATLRRVRHLFVNRANMRAALVKLVNATFAVRDEMWWGSGTACASDSRKFGAWSSNFMTEWHQRYRGPGVMIYWHVERKSVCIYSQLKSCSASEVASMIEGVLRHCTDMEVDRQYTDTHGASIVGFAFAHMLDFRLMPRLKNIGRARLYRPAAGEDKNWPHLAPVLSTRTIDWDLIAQQYDQIVKYTTALRLGTAEAEQVLRRFTKGGPKHPTYLAIEELGRVVRTAFICDYLSDVEMRKEIGEGLQVVENWNSANQDLFYGKDGDLTGADKESQEVSMLALHLLQSSLVHVNTLLMQQVLAEPKWADKLTEADRRALSPLFWTHVNPYGRFELDMNSRLDLGLVLSDEEAPPHEAADGNAVSNADSLITSVAP; this comes from the coding sequence GTGCAGCAGGACTGGGAACCGGAAGAGCTGATCGAGGTCTGGACGCTGCTCGAAGACGGCACCGCGAAGCTGCGGAACAAGTCCGGGGCGAACAGGCTGGGCTTCGCGATGCTGCTGAAGTTCTTCGAGATCGAGGCGAGGTTCCCGGAGACCGCCAAGGAGGTCCCGGCTGGGGCTGTGTCCTATGTGTCCCAGCAGGTGAAGGTGTCGGCGGAGCAGTGGGCGGCGTACGACTGGCAGGGCCGGACGGCGACCCGTCACCGGACGGAGATCCGGGAGGCGTTCGGTTTCCGGGAGTCCACCGGGGAGGACCAGGAGAAGTTGGCCGAGTGGCTGACGGCGGAGCTGTGCGGGGTGGAGATATCCCGCGAGCGGCTGGCGGAGGCGGTGGTGGCCCGGTGCCGCAACGATCACATCGAGCCGCCGGCACCAGGGAAGGTCCGGCGCCTGGTGGGCAAGGCGGTCAACGACTTCGACGCGCAGTTCTGCCGTAGGACCGTGGACCGGCTCTCCCACACGACCCGGTCCAGACTGGAGGACCTGGTGGCCGGCGGGGCGGGCGAGGAGTCGCCCGGGGACCAGGCGGTGGCCGGTGGCGGCCGGTCGTTCTTCACCGAGCTCAAGGCGGACCCGGGGGCGCCGGGGCTGGAGAGTTTGTTCGCGGAGGTGGACAAGCTCCAGCGGGTGCGGAAGCTGGAGTTGCCGGCGGACCTGTTCGCGGATGTGTCGGAGAAGCAGGTGGACGCCTGGCGGGCGCGGGCTTCGAAGGAGTACCCGGCGAACCTGGAGCGGATGAAGCCGCCGATGCGGCTGACGCTGCTGGCCGCGTTGTGTCACGTGCGGCACACGGAGATCACCGACTCGCTGGTGGAGCTGTTCATCCAGCTGGTCTTGAAGATCAATACCAGGGCGGAGAAGAAGGTCGACAAGGAGCTGACCGGCGAGTTGAAGAAGGTGCGGGGCAAGGAGGCGATGATGCTGCGGGTCGCCGAGGCGGCCTTGTCCGAGCCCTCCGGCACGGTCCGCAAGGTGATCTACCCCGTCGTCGGCGGGGAGAAGACGTTGAAGGCTCTCGCTGCGGAGGCCGCGGCGAACGAGGCCAAGTACAAGGCGCGTATCCGTACGGTGCTGCGATCGGCGTATTCGGCGCACTGGCGGCGGATGCTGGCGCCGCTGCTGAAGGCGCTGACGCTCAAATGCAACAACACCGCGTACCGGCCGGTGATGGACGCGATCGACCTGCTCCAGCGGTACCTGGACCAGCCCATCGCCAAGGAGGGCGCGTTCTTCGACGCGGCGGAGAGCGTGCCGCTTGAGGGTGTGGTGCCCGATCAGTGGCGGGCCGCGGTGGTGGACGACAAGGGCCGCGTCGAGCGCATCCCGTACGAGTTGTGCGTGCTGGTCAGCCTGCGCGAAGCGTTGCGGCGCCGGGAGATATGGGTGGTGGGGGCGAACCGGTGGCGCAACCCGGAGGACGATCTGCCGGCCGATTTCGAGGACAACCGGGATGTTCACTACGACGCGATCCAAAAGCCCCAGGACCCGGCGAAGTTCATCGCAGCCCTGCAGAAGAAGCACCGCGAGGCCCTGGACCGGTTCGAGGCCGCGCTCGCGCAGGACACCACGGGCGGGGTGGCGATCGTCAAGAGGAACGGCGAGGGGTGGATCCGGGTCTCGCCGCGGCCCAAGCAGGAGGAGCCGGAGAACCTGGTCGCGGTGAAGGGGGAGATCGAACGGCGCTGGGGCACCATCGATTTGCTGGACATCTTGAAGTACGCGGAGTTCGACACCGATTTCATCGCCGAGTTCACCTCGGTGGCAACGAGGGAGAACCTGTCCAGGGACGTGCTCCGGAGACGGCTGCTTTTGGTGCTTTTCGGGCTGGGTACGAACATGGGTATCAAGCGTGTCGCGGTGACGGGCAAGCACGGCGAGTCGGAGGCGACGCTTCGCCGGGTGCGGCACCTGTTCGTGAACCGGGCCAACATGCGCGCCGCGCTGGTGAAGCTGGTCAACGCCACCTTCGCGGTCCGCGATGAGATGTGGTGGGGCAGCGGGACGGCCTGCGCCTCCGACAGTCGCAAGTTCGGAGCCTGGTCCAGCAACTTCATGACGGAGTGGCACCAGCGGTACCGGGGCCCGGGTGTCATGATTTATTGGCATGTAGAACGAAAATCGGTGTGTATTTACAGCCAGCTGAAGTCCTGTTCGGCCTCCGAGGTCGCCTCGATGATCGAGGGGGTGCTGCGGCACTGCACCGACATGGAGGTCGACCGGCAGTACACCGACACCCACGGCGCCTCGATCGTGGGGTTCGCCTTCGCGCACATGCTGGACTTCAGGCTGATGCCCCGGCTGAAGAACATCGGCCGGGCCCGGTTGTACCGGCCGGCCGCGGGCGAGGACAAGAACTGGCCCCACCTGGCCCCGGTGCTCTCCACCCGGACGATCGACTGGGACCTGATCGCCCAGCAGTACGACCAGATCGTGAAGTACACCACCGCGCTCAGGTTGGGCACCGCGGAGGCCGAGCAGGTCCTGCGCCGGTTCACCAAGGGCGGCCCCAAGCACCCGACGTACCTGGCGATCGAGGAGCTGGGGCGCGTGGTACGGACGGCGTTCATCTGCGACTACCTGTCGGACGTGGAGATGCGCAAGGAGATCGGGGAGGGCCTGCAGGTGGTGGAGAACTGGAACTCGGCGAACCAGGACCTGTTCTACGGCAAGGACGGCGATCTGACCGGTGCCGACAAGGAGAGTCAGGAGGTCTCGATGCTCGCCCTGCACCTTTTGCAGAGCAGCCTCGTGCACGTCAATACGCTGCTGATGCAGCAGGTCCTGGCCGAGCCGAAGTGGGCGGACAAGCTCACCGAAGCCGACCGCAGGGCCCTGTCCCCGCTGTTCTGGACCCACGTGAACCCCTACGGCCGGTTCGAGCTGGACATGAACAGCCGCCTGGATCTGGGCTTGGTGCTGTCCGACGAGGAGGCACCGCCGCACGAGGCCGCGGACGGCAACGCTGTCTCAAACGCCGACTCGCTGATCACGTCTGTCGCACCATGA
- a CDS encoding DUF6531 domain-containing protein gives MSIEDEAKELLLKLGLWWPDANSGTLRSAADAWRVFADAVDDVRTPVNNAATSLIHNNKGEAIDAFKEFWERYAKGEDGGWLSDIAKASRKLAEALDKFAEAVDDAITKLWTQIGIDAAIIVGGIALAFFTAGAAAGAAALATEALIEFGALMGVAVSTAVAEIAAGALVAAAFGGVESVTIDLAVAQPLKITTGLQDGFSLDEVNAAARDGMLYGGAFGAGAGVLKNGVEGNLFGKFNEVPLMLRPPTLRPDLVEMGPVCRGAKNTPCVGEPIDVATGAMLMTQTDLTLPASLPLVFERTHLSTYRAGICFGPTWVSTLDECIQLDSEGVVFAAADGMRLVYPVPQAGEPVLPVKGARWPLEWDGEPDGVMTVTDPVSGVVRSFSSPVPSDTLGVVHLPLDSWHDRNGARIDVERTADGIPTALRHSGGYYLAVDTQGPRITALRLLDETPSRYEPSQSAAGGTVVMRYGYDEAGNLAEVVNSSGEPLRFTSDAEGRVTSWTDRNGTSFAYFYDARGRVERTEGSDGFLSGALAYDDEARTTTYTDSLGHQSRHRYNFEGQVIEETDPLGNTTRTEWEARGGKPLSVTDPLGRTTRYAYDDAGNLIELTLPDGSTSRAVYNGLSRPTEVVEPSGATWRHRYDERGNLLTTTDPVGAETHHICDESGHLTAITDALGHTRRVTSDAAGLPIAVTDELGHTTVARRDSFGRVVEATDPLGQTTRMGWTTEGRQEWRAYADGTRETWTWDGEGNLLTHTDPAGNATRHTVTHFDVPATRTDPDGTTYSFGYDTELRLTAVTNPQGLTWSYAYDEAGRLVTETDFNGRTLTHACDATGGLTSRTNGAGETLHFTRDALGRVTEQRTDAARFSYSCRHPTSNAE, from the coding sequence GTGAGCATCGAGGACGAGGCCAAGGAACTCCTGCTCAAGCTGGGCCTGTGGTGGCCTGACGCCAATTCCGGCACGCTGCGCAGCGCCGCCGACGCCTGGCGGGTCTTCGCCGATGCCGTCGACGACGTACGTACTCCGGTCAACAACGCGGCCACGTCGCTCATCCACAACAACAAGGGTGAGGCCATCGATGCGTTCAAGGAGTTCTGGGAGCGGTACGCCAAGGGCGAGGACGGGGGCTGGCTGAGCGACATCGCGAAGGCGTCCCGCAAGCTGGCGGAGGCGCTGGACAAGTTCGCCGAAGCTGTCGACGACGCCATCACCAAGCTGTGGACGCAGATCGGCATCGACGCCGCGATCATCGTGGGCGGTATCGCTCTGGCCTTCTTCACTGCGGGTGCTGCCGCGGGCGCCGCTGCCCTGGCCACCGAGGCTCTCATCGAATTCGGTGCTCTGATGGGCGTAGCCGTCTCCACCGCCGTCGCTGAGATAGCCGCGGGCGCTCTCGTCGCCGCGGCCTTCGGAGGCGTGGAGTCGGTGACCATCGACCTGGCCGTAGCCCAGCCGCTGAAGATCACCACGGGGCTGCAGGACGGCTTCAGCCTGGACGAGGTCAATGCCGCGGCGAGGGACGGCATGCTCTACGGCGGGGCGTTCGGCGCGGGCGCCGGTGTGCTCAAGAACGGTGTCGAGGGAAACCTCTTCGGGAAGTTCAACGAGGTGCCGCTGATGCTGCGGCCGCCGACGCTGAGGCCCGACCTGGTCGAAATGGGACCGGTGTGCCGGGGGGCCAAGAACACCCCGTGCGTTGGCGAGCCGATCGACGTGGCCACCGGCGCCATGCTGATGACACAGACCGACCTCACGCTTCCCGCTAGTCTCCCTCTGGTCTTCGAGCGCACCCACCTCTCCACGTACCGCGCGGGCATATGCTTCGGCCCCACGTGGGTCTCCACCCTCGACGAGTGCATCCAACTCGACTCCGAAGGCGTGGTCTTCGCCGCTGCCGACGGCATGCGCCTGGTCTACCCGGTGCCGCAGGCAGGCGAGCCGGTCCTGCCGGTGAAGGGCGCCCGGTGGCCGTTGGAATGGGACGGCGAGCCCGACGGCGTCATGACCGTCACCGATCCGGTCTCCGGGGTTGTACGAAGCTTCAGCAGTCCCGTTCCCTCGGACACGCTCGGCGTCGTCCACCTCCCGCTGGACAGCTGGCACGACCGCAACGGCGCCCGCATCGATGTGGAACGCACGGCGGACGGCATTCCCACCGCACTGCGCCACTCCGGCGGCTACTACCTGGCCGTCGATACCCAGGGCCCACGCATCACGGCTCTGCGCCTGCTGGACGAGACGCCCTCCCGGTACGAGCCGTCGCAGTCCGCCGCCGGCGGCACGGTCGTGATGCGGTACGGCTACGACGAGGCGGGCAACCTCGCCGAGGTCGTCAACTCCAGCGGCGAGCCGCTGCGTTTCACCTCCGACGCCGAGGGCCGGGTCACCTCCTGGACGGACCGCAACGGCACCTCGTTCGCGTACTTCTACGACGCCCGCGGCCGCGTCGAGCGCACCGAAGGCAGCGACGGCTTCCTCTCCGGAGCCCTCGCCTACGACGACGAGGCACGAACGACGACGTACACCGACTCTCTCGGCCACCAGTCCAGGCATCGGTACAACTTCGAGGGTCAGGTCATCGAGGAGACCGATCCCCTCGGCAACACCACGCGCACCGAATGGGAGGCGAGGGGCGGTAAGCCGCTCTCGGTCACCGATCCGCTGGGCCGCACGACGCGGTACGCGTACGACGACGCAGGCAACCTCATCGAGCTGACCTTGCCGGACGGATCCACAAGCCGTGCCGTGTACAACGGTCTGAGCCGGCCCACCGAGGTCGTCGAGCCCAGTGGTGCGACCTGGCGGCACAGATACGACGAACGCGGCAACCTTCTCACCACAACCGACCCCGTCGGCGCCGAAACCCATCACATTTGCGACGAGTCAGGCCATCTGACCGCCATTACGGACGCCCTCGGCCACACGCGCCGGGTCACGTCCGATGCGGCCGGACTGCCCATCGCCGTCACCGACGAACTCGGACACACCACGGTGGCACGCCGCGACAGCTTCGGACGCGTCGTCGAGGCAACCGATCCACTGGGCCAGACCACCCGGATGGGCTGGACGACCGAGGGCAGGCAGGAGTGGCGCGCCTACGCGGACGGCACCCGGGAAACCTGGACCTGGGACGGCGAGGGCAACCTCCTCACCCACACCGACCCCGCTGGCAACGCCACCCGCCACACCGTGACGCACTTCGACGTCCCCGCGACGCGGACCGACCCTGACGGCACGACGTACAGCTTCGGGTACGACACCGAGCTACGGCTGACCGCAGTCACCAACCCACAGGGCCTGACCTGGTCATACGCATACGACGAGGCAGGCCGACTGGTCACCGAGACCGACTTCAACGGCCGGACTCTGACCCACGCATGTGACGCGACCGGCGGACTGACTTCCCGCACGAACGGCGCGGGGGAGACACTGCACTTCACCCGGGACGCGCTCGGCCGCGTCACCGAACAGCGCACCGACGCGGCCCGGTTCTCGTATAGCTGCCGCCACCCGACAAGTAACGCTGAGTAA
- a CDS encoding sugar phosphate isomerase/epimerase yields MTVKQLSLPSLVDACVRLGVPAVGLWREPVAAYGLEGAAKCVRDAGLTVTSLCRGGFLTAIDATDRARALADNRAAIDEAAILGTNTLVLVSGGLPPGSRDLVAGRERVADALSVLAPYAGERGIRLAIEPLHPMFASDRCVVSTLTQALDLAERFPSDQVGVVVDTYHIWWDDTAPAAVSRAGAQGRIHSVQLADWITPLPAGALNGRGQLGDGAVDLRAWRELVEAAGWTGFIEVELFNDGLWAREGVEVLAETAGRYLDCVFR; encoded by the coding sequence ATGACGGTCAAGCAGCTGTCGCTGCCGTCGCTCGTCGATGCCTGCGTCCGCCTCGGTGTCCCGGCCGTCGGCCTGTGGCGCGAACCGGTTGCCGCGTACGGCCTGGAGGGGGCGGCGAAGTGTGTACGCGACGCGGGCCTGACGGTCACGTCCCTGTGCCGCGGCGGCTTCCTGACCGCGATCGACGCCACCGACCGGGCCCGCGCCCTGGCCGACAACCGTGCGGCGATCGACGAGGCCGCGATCCTGGGCACAAACACGCTGGTCCTGGTCTCGGGCGGCCTCCCGCCCGGCAGCCGCGACCTGGTGGCCGGCCGGGAGCGGGTCGCGGACGCTCTTTCTGTATTGGCTCCCTACGCCGGGGAACGCGGCATCCGCCTTGCGATCGAACCGCTGCACCCGATGTTCGCCTCGGACCGCTGCGTGGTCTCCACCCTGACCCAGGCCCTGGACCTGGCGGAACGCTTCCCGTCGGACCAGGTGGGCGTGGTCGTGGACACGTACCACATCTGGTGGGACGACACTGCACCCGCAGCGGTATCCCGCGCGGGAGCGCAGGGCCGCATCCACTCCGTCCAACTGGCTGACTGGATCACGCCGTTGCCGGCCGGGGCGCTGAACGGCCGCGGTCAGTTGGGCGACGGCGCGGTGGACCTGCGCGCGTGGCGGGAGTTGGTGGAGGCGGCGGGATGGACGGGCTTCATCGAGGTGGAGCTGTTCAACGACGGGCTGTGGGCGCGGGAGGGGGTGGAGGTGCTGGCGGAGACGGCGGGGCGGTACCTGGACTGCGTGTTCCGATGA